The genomic segment CCATGTTCTTTTTGATCGAGGAGATATAGTCTAGATTAATGACCTCGGTATCCCCCAATTTTAACCACATTCTATCTTATCCCCGGGATATCTTCTCCCCGCCGGATAACATACTTTCCGGATCGAAATCGGTCAAGAAAATACACTGTTAAAACGCTTTTATTCCCCGGCTTACGAATTCGTGGAATTCTTTTCCTAGTTCCGCTGCGCCCAATCCCTTTTTGTTTTCCAATTGGGTTTCAAATACAAATATGAACGCCTCTTTTTGCCATTCCCAACGGACGTAACATTTTTCCGCTCCCGATCCTTTTGCACAGCCTGAGAATACTGTTGCTCTGGAATTTTCTCCCATTGGGAAATATTGGAATTGTCTAGAATTGAATTTGGCCTGGTCCGTTTCGGATACCAATTGTCTGAAATCGTTGGAATTATCCTCAGTATAGGATGAGGCCCGGAAACTTTCAAAATTGGAATTCGTGTCGGATACTTTACATTCGTAGAATAAACCCCTGGCGAATAATCTCCCGGAGTTGAGTAAAACGGAATGTCCGCCTGTATAATATACTACGTCGTAATTGAGTCGAAGTGCCGACGGATTTTCAGGTGTGACCGAGGTCGGATTCTCCTGGTGGCTTTTACATTCTATTAGGACCAAAGTAGATGCAAGTAGAATGAACATTCTAAAAACCGATCTCATACAGATCTCCTTTATAATTTCGAAATACATAAGAAGAAGTTTTAGTTTCTTCCAGATAGTTCGCAGGAAGAGGGACTTTTCCTCCTCCTCCTGTCAGATCGACTACATATAATGGAACGCTCAGTCCGCTAATACTTCCACGGATCTGTTTCATGAGTTCTACACCTTCTTCTATCGGGACCCTAAAATGAGAAGATCCGAATACCTCGTCGCATTGGTGTAAATAATACGGTTTGATCCCGATTTTGGTCAGGCCGTAGAATAAATCTGTCAAAGCTCCTACAGAATTATTGATCCCTTTTAAAAGTACAGCCTGATTCAGAACAGTAACTGCGCCTTCTTTCACGAGCATCCCGATCCTTTCTTTTACTAGTTCAGTGAGTTCCTTGGAATGATTGAAATGTGTAACCAGATAGATCGGAAAATGTTTTTTGAGTATCTGGCAGAGTTCCGACGTAATCCTCATTGGAAGCGTAACAGGATACCTGGTATGAATACGCACTTGGTTGATATGCGGAATTGATTTTAATTCGCCTAGAAGATAATCCAGTTTGGAATCGGAAAGATTTAAAGGATCTCCTCCGGAAAGGATCACTTCTTTGATCTCAGTATGTTCTCTAAAATAACGGATTGCGTCTTTCCAATCTTCTGCACCTGGAGTTCCTGTAGATTGAGACACTTTTCTTTTTCTAGTACAAAATCTACAATACACAGCGCATACATGAGATAGATACCAAAGCGCCCTGTCTGGATAACGATGAGTCACTCCTTTGACAGGCATGTACGTTTCTTCTGCCAATGGATCTCTTCTGTCCGAGGCTCTTGTATGTAGTTCTTCTTTTCTTGGTAAAACTTGTAATCGTATAGGACAGTTTGGATCTTCCGGATCTGCGAGGCCGAGGTAATAAGGAGTAGCGGAGAAGCTGAATACTTCGCCACAGGTGAGCAATGCTTCTTTTTCTTCCGAACTGATCCGAATATAATTTTCCAGTCCGGATGAATCTTTGATCCGATTTTGGATCTGCCATTTCCAATCCAACCATTCCGATTCGGAAACTTTCTTTTGCT from the Leptospira hartskeerlii genome contains:
- a CDS encoding KamA family radical SAM protein, translating into MELVSSHPKQKKVSESEWLDWKWQIQNRIKDSSGLENYIRISSEEKEALLTCGEVFSFSATPYYLGLADPEDPNCPIRLQVLPRKEELHTRASDRRDPLAEETYMPVKGVTHRYPDRALWYLSHVCAVYCRFCTRKRKVSQSTGTPGAEDWKDAIRYFREHTEIKEVILSGGDPLNLSDSKLDYLLGELKSIPHINQVRIHTRYPVTLPMRITSELCQILKKHFPIYLVTHFNHSKELTELVKERIGMLVKEGAVTVLNQAVLLKGINNSVGALTDLFYGLTKIGIKPYYLHQCDEVFGSSHFRVPIEEGVELMKQIRGSISGLSVPLYVVDLTGGGGKVPLPANYLEETKTSSYVFRNYKGDLYEIGF